The DNA segment CCTCGGCTCCGGCGGCGTCGTTCCTGGTCGCCGGACTTTCACGCGCTCGCGCCGACTTCAGGCGAGCAGTTCCGGCGCGAGGCGCGCGATTCGCTTCTCCATCGGCGGGTGCGTCGCGAACAGCGTCGCCAGCAAGCCCCGCTTGCCGCCGAAGATGCAGAGCGCGCCGACCCGGTCCTGCACGTCCGGCGCGTCGTCGTGGCGGCCGACCTGCGCGATCTTGGCCAACGCCGAGGCCATCGCCTCGGGGTCGCCGGTGTACTCGGCGGCGTCGCTGTCGGCGACGTACTCGCGGTGCCGGGAGATGGCGAGCACGAAGACGGTCACGACCATCTGAACGATGGCGCTGAGAATCCACGCGACGATGGTGCCCGCGATGCCGTCGTCGGCGAGCGCGACGACCCAGAAGACGACCATCCCGAGCATCTGGGCGACGCTCTGGCCCAGCACCATCAGCACCACGTCGCGGTTCTTGACGTGGGCGAGTTCGTGGGCTAGCACGCCCTCAAGTTCGTCGTCCTCCAGCAGTTCCAGCAGGGTTTCGGAGACGACGACCACGCCCGCGCCCTTTCGACCGACCGCGAAGGCGTTGGGGACGCCCATCCGGCCGACCATGAGTCGGGGTTTCGGAATCTCCATGTCGTCGCTCAGTCGCTCGACGGTGCGGTGGACCTCGGGGTACTCGTCCTCGGGGAGGTCCTCGGCGCCGACGCCCCGCAGCGCCAGCCACTTGCCGAGTTTGTACTGGGCCGCCGCGAAGACGACGCTGAGCGCCAGTATCACCGGCAGGCCGAACAACCCCCGGAGGAACCACGCCATCGCGGCGTAGAACGCGAAGACGATCGTTCCGGACAGTACCATCCGCGCTTTCAGTCCAGCGTGTCGCATACCCCGACGCGCGAACCCGAACGAAATAAGCATTGTTCGGATTATCGATACTAATAACGCCGACCCTCCTGCGGACGGATGCCGGCGGTCGCGATAGGACCGTCGGCATCCGACCTGTTCAGTCGAACAGTCCCTCCACGTCCGTCTCCTCGTGCTCGCGCTTGCCGACCGCGTCACGGAGTCGCTGGAAGATTATCCCCCGATTCGCCTCGTCGCGCGCGAAGTCGAGGACGAACGTGACGAACCGGCTGGTCGCCTTCCCGGCTTCGAGGTCGGCGCGGGCGTACTCGACCGCCTTCTCTATCACCGCCTCGTCGTAGCCGTACTCCTCGGCCAGCACCTCGGCGGCGATGGCGCCCGCCTCGAAGCGCAGGTCCTCGGGCACCAGCGCCACGCCCTCGTGGGTCAGTTTCGGCGGCGCGACCCGTTCGACGTGCTCGGGGTCGGTCGCGACCGCCCGGAGGTACTCGTGGACCGCCCCGACGTTCACCTCGCGGTAGTCGGCCGGGAGGTCGGCGAGGTACGCCGTGCCCGACTCGGCGAGTCCCCGCGTCCCCTCCCAGTTCCGGCCGGCGGCGTGGTGGACCGCCGCGGTGAACTGGATGAGGCCGTGGAGGAATCGCTCGTCGTCGGTGTCGGCCTCCAGGTCGAGCCAGTACTCCTCCCAGGCGTCGTGGGCCGCGTGGAACTCCCCGGCGTTGTAGATGGCCACGCCCGCGCGGAGATGGTTTCTCATATCCGGTGAGTTCGCTGTTCGGGGAGAAGATGGTTTGGGAAGACCGCCGAGTCGGAGGGGGTACGAGAGCGACAACGAAGAAGCCCACTCGGGCGACCAAGCGAACACGAGCGGGCGGGATTGAAACGGACCGCTCTGCCGGCTGATTCGCCGGGTGCTTGCGGTGGACCATCCCACCGGCCGTTTCTGTCGCTAACTTGGCCTCTTGGCGCGCGCTGGCGCGGCCCTGCGGTCACGCGAGCGAAGCGAGGGTGACATCGGAAGACGCAGGTTGTCTTCCGGCGGTTTGGGGCCGCGCCTTCGTGCGCGAGGGATGAGTGAACGAGCGCAGCGAGTGAGCGAATCGGCTGGGGAGGCGTGTGGCTTGCGGTCGCAGTTGCAGTGCGGCTACTCAGTTGCATCGTGCAAGTAGCGGTCGCGGAAGCCGTCGCTGTGGTGGTTGCGGCCGTCAGTTTACCATTTTATCGCTCCGACAGTGATTCTTGAGGTCGCTATCCAGCCGATTCCACTGACTGAAAGTACAGAATCCACTCGTCGTCGTTGCGCTGAAGAGAAACGTCCTGACGGAGATTTGAACTCCGGTCACTGGCTCCGCAAGCCAATAGGATAGTCCACTACCCTACCAGGACTCATCTCTACGTATGCCGGTTCCGTTAATAAGGCCTGCGGTCTGCTCGCGGAGTGAGACGCCGACGCAAGCCACGGTGGCACAAACGCCCATTTTTCCATCCATGAACGTTATGAAAGTCCGGAGCGTGCCACTTCGTATGGACCGACGCGAACTGCTCACGCGAACCGGCGCGCTCCTCGGTGCCGTCTCGCTCGGCGGCTGTCTCAGCCGCTACGGCGAGATTCCCGGCGGAGGCGGGGGCACCACCGCGAGCAGTCCCACCTTGGCGGAGCGGTCGTTCGAGATGACCGACGCCGGCTGTGGCAACCCGACCAACGAGGCGAGCGTCGCGTTCGACCCGGAACGGTCGACCGTGGTCGTCACGGGGACGATTTCGGCTCAAAACGCCTGCCATCGCGCGAAACTCGTCGACACGAGCTACGACCCCGAGGCGGGGACGCTCGCCGTAACCGTCGCCACGACCCCGCGCGAAGGAGCGGAGGTCTGCGCCCAGTGCATCTTCGAAATCGACTACGAGGCGACCTTCCGGTTCGACGGCGGCCTCCCGGCGAAGGTTTCCGTTACGCACGACGGCCTTGGCGGGTCGAAGACCGTAACGACGACGAAACGGTAGGAGCGCGAACGTCGACGTACTAACGAACGTGACCGCCTCGAAAGCCCCGAGGTAGAAGTCGTGGCCGGGCGTTCGCAGTAGTTCAGTTCGCCGAGCGTTCTCGGACGATTGGCTGGTACGCCATCGCACACGAAATCTTCCACTTCCTTCACCGAACGTTTATAAACGAAACCGGCACAACCCCGTGGCGTGACACGCCCCCGACCCGGAGACGCGAACGCCGAGTTGACCGCTCAGACCGCCGTTCTGTCGGCTCAGCGGCAAGGACAATGCTTAAGCGCGGGCCACCCTTGCTCGCTAATACGATTATGGGCGCGATAGAGGACGTTCACGCGGACCTCGAAGCAGATATCTCTCTGGAGGAGTTCCGCGAGACGGTCGAGGAGAAAGTCGAGCAGATGGGAGGTCTCGCCGACGAGGAGACGGCGGCGATGCTGGTCGCTCACGAACTGGACGACGAGGGCGGCGAGGTCAACAGCGTCGCCGACGTCGAACCCGGCATGGAGGAGGTCAAGTTCGTCGCGAAGGTCGTCAGCGTCGGCGACGTCCGGACCTTCGAGCGCGACGACGAGGAGGCCGAGGACGGCCGCGTGCTCAACGTCGAGGTAGCCGACGAAACCGACTCGGTCCGCATCACCTTCTGGGACAAGCAGGCCGACGGCGCCGAGGAAGCGCTCGAACCCGGCGACGTACTCCGCATCGCGGGCCGACCCAAGGACGGCTACAACGGCGTCGAGGTCAACGTCAACAAGGCCGAACCCGACGACGAAACCGAAATCGACGTCCAGATTCAGGACACCTACCGGGTCGAGGACCTCTCGCTCGGCCTCTCGGACGTGAACCTCCGCGGGAAACTGCTGGACACCGACTCCATCCGCACCTTCTCGCGGGACGACGGCTCGGAGGGTCGCGTCTCAAACCTGAAGGTCGGCGACGAAACCGGCCGCATCCGGGTGACCCTCTGGGACGAGCAGGCCGACCTCGCCGAGGAACTCGACCCCGGCATCTCGGTCGAGGTCGTCGACGGCTACGTCCGCGAGCGCGACGGGAGCCTCGAACTCCACGTCGGCAACCGCGGCGCGGTCGAGGAGATCGACGAGGAGATAGAGTACGTTCCCGACGCCGCCGACATCGGGAGCCTCGAAATCGGCGACGTCGTCGACGTGGTGGGCGTCGTGCGCTCGGCCGACCCCAAGCGGACCTTCGACCGCGACGACGGGTCGGAAGGCCAGGTCCGGAACATCCGCGTCCAGGACGAGACGGGCGACGTCCGAGTCGCGCTCTGGGGTGAGAAAGCCGACGCCGAGGTCGCGCCGGGCGACAAGGTCCACCTCGCCGACATCGAGATACAGGACGGCTGGCAGGACGACATCGAGGGGTCGGCCGGCTGGCAGTCGACGGTCGCGGTCCTCGACAGCGACGTGGGCACCGGGAGCGGCGCCAGCGAGGACGCCAGCGACTCGGGCGAGGCCGGACTGGGCGCCTTCACCGACGACTCGGAGTCCGGTTCGTCCGGCGCGTCCGGAGCGTCGGACTCGGCCGCCGAAGCGGCCGAGTCCGACGCCGGCGCGTCCGCTGGCGGAAGTAACGACGCCGCCGGGAGCGCCGACGGCGAGTACGTCGAGTTCACGGGGACGGTCGTGCAGGCCGGGAACCCGGTGGTGCTGGACGACGGCAAAGAGACGGTGAGCGTCGAGACGGAGACGGACGTGACCCTCGGTCAGAAGGTCACCGCCCGGGGCGAACTCCGCGACGGACGGCTCGACGCCGAGGACCTGTTCTAACTGTTGAACGGTTCTTCGTCGCGGTGGTTGTCGACGTTCTGCTCGTCGCCCGCCGCGTCCTCGCGCGCCTCGTCCTGCTCGACTCTGGTTTCGTCTTCGATCTGTTCCTCGCGGGCCTGTTCGGCCTCGGCCTTCTCCTCTTCGACCTCCTCGTCTTCGTCCGATTCGTCCTTCTCTTTCGCCATCGTCCGCTCTCGCTCGTGGTCGTCGGCCATGCCCGAACGTAGGCCGGCGAATTCCTTA comes from the Halorussus vallis genome and includes:
- a CDS encoding M48 family metalloprotease; translated protein: MRHAGLKARMVLSGTIVFAFYAAMAWFLRGLFGLPVILALSVVFAAAQYKLGKWLALRGVGAEDLPEDEYPEVHRTVERLSDDMEIPKPRLMVGRMGVPNAFAVGRKGAGVVVVSETLLELLEDDELEGVLAHELAHVKNRDVVLMVLGQSVAQMLGMVVFWVVALADDGIAGTIVAWILSAIVQMVVTVFVLAISRHREYVADSDAAEYTGDPEAMASALAKIAQVGRHDDAPDVQDRVGALCIFGGKRGLLATLFATHPPMEKRIARLAPELLA
- a CDS encoding DUF309 domain-containing protein, translated to MRNHLRAGVAIYNAGEFHAAHDAWEEYWLDLEADTDDERFLHGLIQFTAAVHHAAGRNWEGTRGLAESGTAYLADLPADYREVNVGAVHEYLRAVATDPEHVERVAPPKLTHEGVALVPEDLRFEAGAIAAEVLAEEYGYDEAVIEKAVEYARADLEAGKATSRFVTFVLDFARDEANRGIIFQRLRDAVGKREHEETDVEGLFD
- a CDS encoding single-stranded DNA binding protein, which codes for MGAIEDVHADLEADISLEEFRETVEEKVEQMGGLADEETAAMLVAHELDDEGGEVNSVADVEPGMEEVKFVAKVVSVGDVRTFERDDEEAEDGRVLNVEVADETDSVRITFWDKQADGAEEALEPGDVLRIAGRPKDGYNGVEVNVNKAEPDDETEIDVQIQDTYRVEDLSLGLSDVNLRGKLLDTDSIRTFSRDDGSEGRVSNLKVGDETGRIRVTLWDEQADLAEELDPGISVEVVDGYVRERDGSLELHVGNRGAVEEIDEEIEYVPDAADIGSLEIGDVVDVVGVVRSADPKRTFDRDDGSEGQVRNIRVQDETGDVRVALWGEKADAEVAPGDKVHLADIEIQDGWQDDIEGSAGWQSTVAVLDSDVGTGSGASEDASDSGEAGLGAFTDDSESGSSGASGASDSAAEAAESDAGASAGGSNDAAGSADGEYVEFTGTVVQAGNPVVLDDGKETVSVETETDVTLGQKVTARGELRDGRLDAEDLF